The region GGCGATCTCCTCGTTTCCCTCCGGCAGTTCGAGTGCGAGCAGTTCGATCCGCAGCAGCAGCGCCGAGAGCGGGTTGCGCAACTGGTGCGAGGCGTCGGCGACGAAGGCACGCTGCTGCTCCAGCACGTCCTCGACGTTGTCCGCCATCTCGTTGAACGACCGGGCCAGCCGTCTGAGTTCCGGCGGCCCGCCGGCCACCGCGACCCGGGACTTCAGGCTGCCGGTCGCGATGTGGTGCGTGGTGGCGTCGAGCACGCGTACGGGTTTGAGCACCCAGCCGGTGAGACGCAGCGCGGCTCCTACGGCGAGCAGCATCGCGGCGATCTCACCGGCGCCGACGACGAGCCAGCCGTGCAGCGTCCGCGAACGCATCTGCCCGGTGGGCGAGTCGGTGACCACGACGGCCACGACATCGCCGTCCCGGATGACCGGCGACGCGACGACGAGCCGATGCCGTTGCCAGGGCCAGACCTGTTCGGGATCGTGGCTGCGGCGGGAGAGAAGCGCTTCGGCGAACGCGTCACGCACCTCGCCCGTTTCCGGCAGATACCAGTCAGCGGGCGCGTTGGCCATGGGATCGTCATTGCGGTAGAAGACACCCGCCCGGATGCCGTAGACGTCGTAGTAGCTCTCGAGTTCGCGTTGCAGGGTCTCACCGCGCTCGTCGGTCGCCATGTCCTTGACGCGGGACCCGGTGGGCCGGTCGGTGACGAACTGGGCGAGCGCCGCGAAGCGCGCGGTGTCGTCGATCCGGTCGACGACGACCGTCTGCTGCTGCGCGCCGGCCACACTGATGGCGAGCGGGATGCCCAGCGCGAGCAGGACTGCCGCCATCAGGACGATGAGCAGGGGAAGGAGACGTGTGCGCACCCGTACCCGTCCCGGCTACTGCGCCGGGGCGACGAGCCGGTAGCCCACGCCGCGGACGGTCTCGATCAGCGCCGGCATGCGCAACTTGGCGCGCAGGGACGCGACATGCACCTCCAGGGTGCGGCCGGTCCCCTCCCAGCTGGTGCGCCAGACCTCGCTGATGATCTGTTCGCGGCGGAACACCACCCCGGGACGCTGCGCGAGGAGGGCGAGCAGATCGAACTCCTTGCGGGTCAGCTGGACGACCGAACCCTCCACGAGG is a window of Streptomyces sp. B21-083 DNA encoding:
- a CDS encoding sensor histidine kinase gives rise to the protein MRTRLLPLLIVLMAAVLLALGIPLAISVAGAQQQTVVVDRIDDTARFAALAQFVTDRPTGSRVKDMATDERGETLQRELESYYDVYGIRAGVFYRNDDPMANAPADWYLPETGEVRDAFAEALLSRRSHDPEQVWPWQRHRLVVASPVIRDGDVVAVVVTDSPTGQMRSRTLHGWLVVGAGEIAAMLLAVGAALRLTGWVLKPVRVLDATTHHIATGSLKSRVAVAGGPPELRRLARSFNEMADNVEDVLEQQRAFVADASHQLRNPLSALLLRIELLALELPEGNEEIASVQTEGKRLAEVLDDLLDLALAEHAEADLALTDIGALTAERVAAWAPLAEAKGVRLVGDCPATTAWADPVTLSSALDAVIDNAVKFTPEDECVRVSVASNGASSTVVVTDGGPGLTDDELVRIGDRFWRSGRHQNVKGSGLGLSISRVLLAAGGGTISYDRHEPHGLKVTVRVPRSGPVS